From the Saccharobesus litoralis genome, one window contains:
- a CDS encoding TonB-dependent receptor → MQKTRITRAILSRKYATKDILVGSAAGLMVALASPTVLAAEEETEVIEVSGVRGSLEQALHVKREATSIVDAISATDMEALPALDLGEALQALPGIQLNSETEGRQSTISLRGLSSGFVKTTAFGQSFATPTAAAGHEVGAPNPFSAFESGIFDGVTVVKSPTADLQEGGVAGVVDMQLQQALSKKDGLFNISVGASYEALPEATNPNIKLSGVKHLIEDKLAVGFKFSHSKQEFRRDTFDIIDYTDADDFIEEKKDADGNITKIVHERSTNVDQYREKWNVPSDAVLRVPQKAKNVTQYSVGDRYSFAGNLEYRISDNFKVGAHLLKSQRVLDDGTKEVTNFESGLHKTNPKNDWFGSEVTLDMDVEPFFYVNTATDGTGADAYIAPAISFTNGHLQHENRKTTFEEKTQGVILYADYAVGDWNFDAQIVSSKASNEFTNIGLGYRARGDNKASNAQTGFNAYINTGGGDLDKIRVERLDDGKLDGVQVYEPYIDYVVDDLAWRDPRIDENLLSVRDPQNQNRNLSTYLNGRTRDLKSTLDSFEFNSQRFLDLSFSDALRFDSIKFGTRYQVEDTESIDKVNGLGGIDASNFGSSYLSNQPLSAHQSAFFNGKIGGTFDHNSGWVTLDNDLAIAAFQNGIETDPTKVLRKNGVEVQPTLTMNRAGFWDRARGNGHGWLVSTNYDVKQELTAFYATTDFAGDLPLDMSYSGNFGVRYVKTENTFDGFELGSNTPYTFKDDYSNTLPMANISLELTEDIILRTAYYEGIVRPNINKQIPSPSFIPAERKIDLELPSATLKPYEADNFDLSLEWYNREGSAISIGYFQKNISNLFKTEKGYCPDDGSDPIVNEFLGDSFHRVGDATNYTCEEIAVTTLPPAEGETEGESFNRDVNIERSINVDEELKVEGFELAIQQNLDFLPYPWNGFGGVFNYTKLRQSGSETLLSRVSPESYNIITYWEDEDISVRFAYNWRDDQTTSGANSFLGTLDRTIAAKGRLDFSSSYKINENMKVYFQAFNLTDEVVTSHYGDDDRAIHQLTYNGRIYKASFNYKF, encoded by the coding sequence ATGCAAAAGACACGAATTACTCGCGCAATCTTATCGCGTAAATATGCAACCAAAGACATACTCGTCGGCAGCGCAGCAGGTTTAATGGTTGCCTTGGCATCACCTACGGTTTTAGCAGCAGAAGAAGAAACAGAAGTCATTGAAGTTTCAGGCGTACGTGGTTCATTAGAACAAGCATTACATGTAAAGCGTGAAGCAACTTCAATTGTTGACGCGATCTCAGCAACAGATATGGAAGCTTTGCCCGCATTAGATTTAGGTGAAGCATTACAAGCTTTACCGGGTATTCAGTTAAACTCAGAAACAGAAGGTCGCCAATCAACCATTAGTTTACGTGGCTTAAGCAGTGGTTTTGTTAAAACAACAGCGTTTGGTCAATCTTTTGCTACGCCCACTGCCGCAGCAGGCCATGAAGTTGGTGCTCCTAACCCATTTTCAGCATTCGAATCAGGTATCTTCGACGGGGTAACGGTTGTTAAATCTCCTACAGCTGACCTGCAAGAAGGTGGTGTTGCTGGTGTGGTTGATATGCAATTACAACAAGCATTATCGAAAAAAGACGGTTTATTCAATATCAGTGTTGGTGCAAGCTACGAAGCACTACCTGAAGCCACTAACCCTAACATTAAGCTTTCGGGGGTTAAGCACTTAATTGAAGACAAGCTAGCCGTTGGTTTTAAATTTAGCCATTCAAAGCAAGAATTCCGCCGCGATACATTCGACATTATTGACTATACCGATGCGGATGACTTTATTGAAGAGAAAAAAGATGCCGATGGCAATATCACCAAAATTGTCCATGAACGTTCAACTAACGTTGATCAATATCGTGAAAAATGGAATGTACCATCTGATGCAGTACTACGCGTTCCACAAAAAGCGAAAAATGTGACGCAATACAGTGTAGGTGATCGCTATTCATTTGCGGGTAACCTTGAATACCGTATTAGTGACAATTTCAAGGTTGGAGCTCACTTGTTAAAATCACAACGTGTGCTTGATGACGGTACTAAAGAAGTGACAAACTTTGAATCCGGCTTACATAAAACTAACCCAAAAAATGACTGGTTTGGCAGTGAAGTTACATTAGATATGGATGTAGAGCCGTTCTTTTACGTGAATACAGCTACAGATGGCACGGGTGCTGATGCCTATATCGCCCCTGCTATATCTTTCACAAACGGTCACTTACAGCATGAAAACCGCAAAACCACCTTCGAAGAGAAAACACAAGGTGTCATTTTATATGCTGACTATGCAGTAGGCGATTGGAATTTTGATGCACAAATCGTTTCTTCGAAAGCGTCAAATGAATTTACTAATATTGGTTTGGGTTATCGTGCCCGCGGTGATAATAAAGCCAGTAATGCACAAACTGGTTTTAATGCCTATATCAATACGGGTGGTGGCGATTTAGACAAAATCCGAGTTGAGCGCCTCGATGACGGTAAGCTAGATGGCGTACAAGTTTATGAGCCATATATAGACTATGTAGTCGATGACTTAGCGTGGCGTGATCCTCGCATTGATGAAAACTTACTGTCAGTTCGAGATCCGCAAAACCAAAATCGTAACCTTTCTACCTATCTTAATGGTCGTACTCGTGACTTAAAGTCGACGTTGGATAGCTTTGAATTTAATTCTCAACGTTTCCTAGATTTAAGCTTTAGTGATGCGTTGCGTTTTGATTCAATTAAATTTGGTACACGATATCAAGTTGAAGACACTGAAAGTATCGATAAAGTTAACGGGCTAGGCGGTATTGATGCTTCTAACTTTGGTTCATCATACTTATCAAATCAGCCCCTTTCAGCACACCAGTCAGCATTCTTTAACGGTAAAATTGGTGGCACATTTGACCATAACAGTGGTTGGGTAACATTAGATAATGACCTCGCTATTGCCGCATTTCAAAATGGCATAGAAACAGACCCAACAAAAGTATTACGCAAGAATGGCGTAGAAGTGCAACCGACCCTAACCATGAACCGCGCGGGTTTCTGGGATAGAGCCAGAGGTAATGGTCACGGCTGGTTAGTTAGTACCAACTATGATGTCAAACAGGAATTAACCGCGTTTTACGCGACCACAGACTTTGCCGGTGATTTACCGTTAGATATGAGCTACTCAGGTAATTTTGGTGTGCGTTATGTTAAAACTGAAAATACGTTTGACGGCTTTGAGCTAGGCAGTAATACACCATACACCTTTAAAGATGATTACAGCAATACTTTACCTATGGCTAACATCTCTTTGGAATTAACTGAAGATATCATCTTACGTACTGCATATTACGAAGGTATTGTAAGACCTAATATCAACAAGCAAATTCCATCTCCTAGCTTCATTCCAGCTGAGAGAAAGATCGATCTTGAATTACCAAGCGCAACCTTAAAACCATATGAAGCGGATAACTTTGATTTATCACTAGAATGGTATAACCGTGAAGGTAGTGCTATTTCGATTGGTTACTTCCAGAAAAATATTAGCAATCTATTTAAAACCGAAAAAGGCTATTGCCCAGATGATGGCTCTGATCCAATTGTTAATGAGTTCTTAGGTGATAGTTTCCATCGTGTAGGGGATGCTACAAACTATACTTGTGAAGAAATTGCTGTTACAACATTACCACCAGCAGAAGGTGAGACTGAAGGTGAGTCATTTAACCGCGACGTTAACATTGAGCGTTCTATCAATGTTGACGAAGAACTTAAAGTAGAAGGTTTTGAATTAGCAATTCAGCAAAACCTAGACTTTTTACCTTACCCTTGGAATGGTTTTGGTGGCGTGTTTAACTACACTAAACTAAGACAATCTGGTAGTGAGACCCTACTTTCTCGCGTATCACCAGAGTCTTATAACATCATTACTTATTGGGAAGATGAAGACATAAGTGTACGTTTTGCTTATAACTGGCGTGATGACCAAACGACTTCTGGTGCAAATAGTTTCTTAGGTACGTTAGATAGAACAATTGCAGCGAAAGGTCGCCTTGATTTCTCAAGTTCTTACAAAATTAACGAGAATATGAAGGTATACTTCCAAGCCTTTAACTTAACAGATGAAGTGGTCACTTCGCACTATGGTGACGACGACCGTGCAATACACCAGTTAACTTACAACGGACGTATTTACAAAGCGTCATTTAACTACAAATTCTAA